TTAGAAGTAGATCATATTCATATTCATTTTGCCAACCCAGCTGCATCTTTGGTCCTGCCAATAAATAAACACACCGATATAAATTATAGTCTTAGTGTACATGGACCAGAAATTTTTTATAACACTGATAAAAATTTATTGGAGGAAAAATTCAGAGGTGCTGTTTTTATACGAGGAATAGGATTTTTTTGTAGGAGTCAAATTATGAGATTTTTAGACCCCAAACAATGGGAGAAAATTCATATGGTCCCATGTGGAGTAGACCCAGAGATTTATAGGAGATCTGAGCTGCCTAGAAATGAAACAGTTAATATAGTATCGGTAGGAAGGCTTACACCTAGTAAAGGGCAGATTATAATCTTGAAAGCGTTGAACAGATTGGCTAAAAAAGGGTTGAATTTTAAGCTTAATATAATAGGTGGAGGGATTGATGATTCCCTTTTAAAATCTTATACAAAAGAGAATAATTTAGAGACACATGTAAAATTTTTAGGAGTGAAGTCAAGAGAGGAAACTAAAGAATTTTTAAAAAAAATGGATATATTTACATTGCCATCTTTTGCCGAAGGAATTCCAGTCTCTTTAATGGAAGCTATGTCTATGGAAATACCAGTTGTAAGTACCATAATAAATGGGATACCGGAATTAATTCAAGATGGTAAAAATGGATTTTTGGTTATGCCAAGTGATATAGAAGGCCTTTCAGAAATATTTGAAAAATTGATTCTAGATGATGTTCTTCGAAAAAAGATTGGAGAAGAAGGAAGGAAAATTATAAAGAATAAATATAATATCTATAAGTCTGCTGATAAAATGGTAGAACTTTTTAAAACTTATTGAGCTAGGAGGGTTTTATGATTTTTATTTTCTGGTTACTTTATATAGCTAATATTTTTTCTATATTTTATTTGAGTATTTTACTGTTTTCTTATCTTTTTATAAAACAGAAAACTTATCCCATTGTAAATACACAGAAATCTTTTAAATTGGCTGTCTTGATTCCTGCACATAATGAGGAGCTCTACATAGAAAAATGTTTAAACTCCCTTCAGAGAGCTTCTAAGGGTGGTAATTTAGTAAAGTTTTATGTTATTGCTGATAACTGTACAGATAGTACTGCTGATCTTGCATCAAAATGTGGAGCAGAAGTGATGGAAAGGAAGGACACTAAGAAAAAAGGTAAGGGATATGCTTTAGAATATGCATTTGATAAATTAAAAGATTATGATTATGACCTCTATCTTATTGTGGATGCTGATAGTGTGGTAGAAGAAAGTTATTTTCTTTCAATCTTTGATGGATATAGAAAAGGCTTCGAAGTGATGCAAGGAGGATATTTTGTAAAAAATAGGGTAAATAATAAAAATAAACTGATGAATTTAGCACTTTTAGTATTTCATGGGATTAGACCCTATGCTAGGGAAAAATTAGGTGCATCTGTGGGTCTCTTTGGAAATGGATTTGCTGTAAGTAAAGAAGTGATTACTGAAATACCATATAGAGCTTACTCTATAGTAGAAGATGTTGAATACCATTTGAAATTAATAGATAAAAATAAAAAAGTACACT
This sequence is a window from Psychrilyobacter atlanticus DSM 19335. Protein-coding genes within it:
- a CDS encoding glycosyltransferase family 4 protein, producing MKIAYLVSEFPGISHTFILREIEELKNNNVEVVTVSINSPQNLEKMDEKEKLYYDTTLYLKRELKKNLFKYFFKMFTPQGINIFFSTVRLNYFKGPKSLIKTVGYFLEELVLLAHLKKLEVDHIHIHFANPAASLVLPINKHTDINYSLSVHGPEIFYNTDKNLLEEKFRGAVFIRGIGFFCRSQIMRFLDPKQWEKIHMVPCGVDPEIYRRSELPRNETVNIVSVGRLTPSKGQIIILKALNRLAKKGLNFKLNIIGGGIDDSLLKSYTKENNLETHVKFLGVKSREETKEFLKKMDIFTLPSFAEGIPVSLMEAMSMEIPVVSTIINGIPELIQDGKNGFLVMPSDIEGLSEIFEKLILDDVLRKKIGEEGRKIIKNKYNIYKSADKMVELFKTY
- a CDS encoding glycosyltransferase family 2 protein is translated as MIFIFWLLYIANIFSIFYLSILLFSYLFIKQKTYPIVNTQKSFKLAVLIPAHNEELYIEKCLNSLQRASKGGNLVKFYVIADNCTDSTADLASKCGAEVMERKDTKKKGKGYALEYAFDKLKDYDYDLYLIVDADSVVEESYFLSIFDGYRKGFEVMQGGYFVKNRVNNKNKLMNLALLVFHGIRPYAREKLGASVGLFGNGFAVSKEVITEIPYRAYSIVEDVEYHLKLIDKNKKVHYIKEAKLYADFPISKEGASTQRARWEGGRLLIIKTYLPKLIIKFLKGRVNFIEPILELVTLPMAYIVLILSLLLLSGLPFFMIFSIYGFLLIGVYVIVAVKRFGDRTDFISLRGVPSYVFWKIIKLPLIFKNSKKNTNWKRTKRD